A DNA window from Rhodococcus sp. Z13 contains the following coding sequences:
- a CDS encoding MFS transporter, with product METPDISGRRWFVLALGVLAQAAQATVINGIAFLIPTLHEDAGYTLAQAGTLAGAPLLGGVFTLVVWGAIADRYGERLALAGGLGIAAAAMGLASATTAMEFSGTLAVALLGLLLMCAGAGAVSANSASGRVVVGWFPPHQRGLAMGIRQMSVPLGVAAGALTIPGLASDHGIAWALAFPTLTCGIAAIACAVGVVDPPRPSREEAEQAGVLGNPYRSSMSLTRIHLASILLVIPQYVVWTYALVWLIADRGWDEVGAGLVVTAAQILGAIGRVVTGAWSDRVGSRLGPMRLVAASVVVSMIALSVSSWTDSAIAVGVLLVASILTSAPNGLAFTAVAEIAGPFWGGRALGIQNTGQFVFAAAVGPVFGGLIAAFGFPVAFALAAIAPAAAVPVVPKD from the coding sequence ATGGAGACACCGGACATCAGCGGTCGGCGGTGGTTCGTGCTGGCCCTGGGTGTACTGGCGCAAGCCGCCCAGGCCACCGTGATCAACGGCATCGCCTTCCTCATCCCGACGCTGCACGAGGACGCCGGCTACACGCTCGCCCAGGCCGGGACCCTCGCGGGCGCACCGCTCCTCGGCGGCGTGTTCACGCTCGTCGTGTGGGGTGCGATCGCGGACCGCTACGGCGAACGTCTCGCCCTGGCCGGCGGACTCGGGATCGCGGCCGCGGCGATGGGCCTGGCGAGCGCGACCACGGCGATGGAGTTCTCCGGCACGCTCGCCGTGGCCCTGCTGGGCCTGCTGCTGATGTGCGCGGGAGCCGGGGCCGTGAGCGCCAACTCCGCGAGCGGGCGCGTCGTCGTCGGCTGGTTCCCTCCGCACCAGCGGGGACTGGCGATGGGGATCCGGCAGATGTCGGTGCCGCTCGGCGTCGCGGCCGGGGCGCTCACCATCCCCGGGCTCGCGAGCGACCACGGGATCGCCTGGGCGCTGGCGTTTCCCACCCTCACGTGCGGGATCGCGGCGATCGCCTGTGCCGTGGGCGTGGTGGACCCGCCGCGCCCCTCACGCGAGGAAGCCGAACAGGCCGGTGTCCTCGGCAATCCCTACCGGTCGTCGATGTCGCTGACGCGGATCCATCTGGCGTCGATCCTGCTCGTGATCCCGCAGTACGTGGTGTGGACCTACGCGCTGGTCTGGCTGATCGCCGATCGCGGATGGGACGAGGTGGGCGCGGGTCTGGTCGTCACGGCCGCCCAGATCCTCGGCGCGATCGGACGTGTCGTCACCGGAGCCTGGTCCGACCGCGTGGGCAGCAGACTCGGGCCGATGCGCCTCGTCGCGGCGTCGGTCGTCGTGTCGATGATCGCGCTGTCCGTGAGCTCGTGGACGGACTCGGCGATCGCGGTGGGCGTGCTGCTCGTCGCATCGATCCTCACCTCGGCGCCGAACGGACTGGCGTTCACCGCCGTCGCGGAGATCGCCGGGCCCTTCTGGGGCGGACGCGCGCTCGGGATCCAGAACACCGGCCAGTTCGTGTTCGCCGCGGCCGTCGGCCCGGTCTTCGGCGGGCTCATCGCGGCGTTCGGATTCCCCGTCGCGTTCGCCCTGGCCGCGATCGCTCCCGCCGCGGCGGTCCCGGTGGTGCCGAAGGACTGA
- a CDS encoding 3-isopropylmalate dehydrogenase, whose amino-acid sequence MKLAVIPGDGIGVEVTAEALKVLRVLVPDLETTEYDLGARRYNATGELLPESDLAEIREHDAILLGAIGDPSVTPGVLERGLLLNMRFALDHHVNLRPSRLYPGAKSPLAAEHEIDFVVVREGTEGPYTGNGGAIRVGTPHEIATEVSVNTWFGAERVVRYAFELAQTRRKHVTLIHKTNVLSNAGAIWTRAVETVGKEFPEVTTAYCHIDAATIYMVDDPSRFDVIVTDNLFGDIITDLAGAVTGGIGLAASGNIDASGTNPSMFEPVHGSAPDIAGKGIADPTAAILSTALLLRHLGRAEEAERVERAVEADLAARGTGPIVTTEVGDRIAAAL is encoded by the coding sequence ATGAAACTTGCGGTCATCCCAGGTGACGGCATCGGCGTCGAGGTCACGGCAGAGGCCCTCAAGGTGCTCCGCGTGCTCGTCCCCGACCTCGAGACGACGGAATACGACCTCGGTGCCCGCCGGTACAACGCGACCGGTGAACTCCTGCCCGAGTCCGACCTCGCCGAGATCCGCGAGCACGACGCGATCCTCCTCGGTGCCATCGGCGACCCGTCGGTCACGCCGGGTGTTCTCGAACGCGGCCTGCTGCTGAACATGCGGTTCGCGCTCGACCACCACGTCAACCTGCGCCCGTCGCGCCTGTACCCGGGCGCGAAGTCGCCGCTGGCCGCCGAGCACGAGATCGACTTCGTCGTCGTCCGCGAGGGCACCGAGGGCCCGTACACGGGCAACGGCGGCGCGATCCGCGTCGGTACCCCGCACGAGATCGCCACCGAGGTCTCGGTGAACACCTGGTTCGGCGCCGAGCGTGTGGTGCGCTACGCCTTCGAGCTCGCGCAGACCCGCCGCAAGCACGTCACGCTCATCCACAAGACGAACGTGCTGTCGAACGCCGGTGCCATCTGGACCCGTGCCGTCGAGACCGTCGGCAAGGAGTTCCCGGAGGTCACCACGGCCTACTGCCACATCGACGCCGCGACCATCTACATGGTCGACGACCCGTCGCGCTTCGACGTGATCGTCACCGACAACCTGTTCGGCGACATCATCACCGACCTCGCGGGCGCGGTCACCGGCGGCATCGGCCTGGCGGCGAGCGGCAACATCGACGCCTCGGGCACCAACCCGTCGATGTTCGAGCCGGTCCACGGTTCGGCGCCGGACATCGCCGGCAAGGGCATCGCCGATCCCACCGCGGCGATCCTGTCCACCGCCCTGCTGCTGCGTCACCTCGGTCGCGCCGAGGAGGCCGAGCGGGTCGAGCGGGCCGTCGAGGCGGACCTCGCCGCGCGCGGCACCGGCCCGATCGTCACCACCGAGGTGGGCGACCGGATCGCCGCGGCTCTCTGA